One genomic window of Gracilinema caldarium DSM 7334 includes the following:
- the pdxS gene encoding pyridoxal 5'-phosphate synthase lyase subunit PdxS — MEDRFAINRDLARMLKGGVIMDVVNVEQAKIAEAAGAVAVMALERVPSDIRKQGGVARMSDPAMITEIKNAVSIPVMAKCRIGHFIEARILEALGIDYIDESEVLTPADESYHIDKKSFRIPFVCGARDLGEALRRIGEGAAMIRTKGEAGTGNVVEAVRHLRTVNDGIRRLQGLPREELMTAAKELGAPYDLVCYVAENGKLPVVNFAAGGVATPADAALMMALGADGVFVGSGIFKSSDPEKRAKAIVKAVTYWQDAKVLAEVSAGLGEPMSGIDLRDLAPQERLAERGW, encoded by the coding sequence ATGGAAGATAGATTTGCAATTAATCGTGACCTGGCCCGGATGCTGAAGGGCGGGGTTATTATGGATGTCGTTAACGTTGAGCAGGCAAAAATTGCCGAAGCCGCTGGTGCAGTAGCGGTTATGGCCCTAGAACGGGTCCCCTCTGATATTCGTAAGCAGGGTGGGGTAGCCCGGATGAGCGACCCTGCCATGATTACTGAAATTAAGAATGCGGTCAGTATTCCCGTCATGGCCAAGTGCCGGATTGGTCATTTTATCGAGGCCCGGATCCTCGAGGCTCTGGGTATCGATTATATTGATGAAAGCGAAGTGCTGACTCCGGCCGATGAGTCCTATCATATTGATAAAAAGAGTTTTCGTATTCCCTTTGTCTGCGGTGCCCGTGACCTGGGTGAAGCCCTGCGCCGCATCGGCGAAGGGGCTGCCATGATACGAACCAAGGGAGAAGCCGGTACGGGCAACGTGGTAGAAGCGGTCCGGCACCTGCGCACCGTGAATGATGGCATCCGCCGGCTGCAGGGTTTACCCCGGGAAGAACTGATGACTGCCGCCAAAGAGCTGGGGGCCCCCTATGATCTGGTCTGCTATGTGGCAGAAAACGGCAAATTGCCGGTGGTCAATTTTGCAGCCGGCGGTGTGGCAACCCCCGCCGATGCGGCCCTCATGATGGCTCTGGGGGCAGATGGGGTTTTTGTCGGTTCCGGCATCTTCAAATCTTCGGATCCAGAAAAACGGGCTAAGGCTATTGTAAAGGCCGTAACCTACTGGCAGGATGCGAAGGTTCTGGCAGAAGTTTCTGCAGGTCTCGGTGAGCCCATGAGCGGTATCGATCTTCGGGATCTGGCACCCCAGGAACGGCTTGCTGAACGGGGCTGGTAA
- a CDS encoding PLP-dependent aminotransferase family protein: MKYENLMLNTDSENPLYLQLADSLRHAISRGEVMDGERLPSIRRLSHTIQVNPATVVAAYRILEQEGWVRSRPGSGVYVRHKKNLADLDITETDLRSSLAFQHTNDGTFLDLAAGTPSPDLFPVDQFKTILHEVLDRDAGWAFEYQHSAGWAPFRQTLSRYAEEILQISAPPSTIWVVSGAQQGIDLTSKALLHPGDRVILEAPTYRGALGAFWSRGADTIALPLYPTGWDMDLLEKRLAETRPRLLYIQSRFQTPTTYSWGTEELYRLLELAAKYDAYILEDDLLSDLYFDQPPEPLNLKSIDQHSRVIYVRGFSKVLLPGLRLGLLIVPPALQNLYEQAKQSSDIATDSFMQRAVDLYLSGDHHKRRMDELRERYGRLYKHSISTVSQHLLPLGCSQHSCTGGLHLWIGLPEGIKSADLYTHALKTGVRIMPGEAFQDPTHIRLSFACIEADQIDEGISRLAQSLKELMHTPLY, translated from the coding sequence ATGAAATATGAAAACCTGATGTTAAATACAGACAGCGAAAATCCCCTATATCTGCAGCTGGCTGACAGCCTGCGCCATGCAATCAGCCGGGGAGAGGTTATGGATGGGGAGCGGCTCCCTTCCATACGCAGATTATCTCACACCATCCAGGTGAATCCTGCCACCGTTGTTGCGGCTTACCGCATTCTTGAACAGGAAGGCTGGGTCCGTTCCCGGCCGGGAAGCGGGGTCTATGTGAGACATAAAAAAAACCTTGCAGATTTAGACATTACGGAGACTGATCTTCGGTCAAGCCTCGCCTTCCAGCATACCAACGATGGAACCTTTCTGGACCTTGCGGCAGGAACCCCTTCACCGGATCTCTTTCCCGTCGATCAGTTCAAAACCATTTTACATGAAGTCCTGGACCGGGACGCGGGCTGGGCCTTTGAATATCAACACAGTGCCGGTTGGGCGCCCTTCAGGCAGACCCTGTCCCGATATGCCGAAGAGATTTTGCAAATTTCAGCACCACCATCGACGATCTGGGTTGTATCCGGAGCTCAGCAGGGAATAGACCTCACCTCCAAGGCCCTGCTGCATCCCGGAGATCGGGTTATACTTGAAGCGCCTACCTATCGGGGAGCTTTGGGAGCTTTCTGGTCCCGGGGGGCGGATACTATCGCCTTACCGCTGTATCCCACTGGATGGGATATGGATCTTCTGGAGAAACGGCTTGCAGAAACGCGACCACGGCTCCTGTATATTCAGAGCCGTTTCCAGACCCCTACCACCTACAGCTGGGGAACAGAAGAACTGTACCGACTCCTGGAACTTGCTGCTAAGTATGATGCCTATATTTTAGAAGATGACCTCCTTTCGGATCTTTATTTTGATCAACCTCCCGAACCGCTGAACCTGAAGTCGATAGATCAGCACAGCCGGGTTATCTATGTTCGGGGTTTTTCAAAGGTCCTTCTGCCGGGGTTGCGGCTTGGGCTCCTCATAGTTCCACCGGCACTTCAAAATCTTTATGAACAGGCAAAACAAAGCTCCGACATCGCCACCGACAGCTTTATGCAACGGGCTGTGGATTTATATCTATCTGGGGATCATCACAAAAGGCGAATGGATGAATTACGCGAACGATACGGCAGGCTTTATAAACACAGCATTAGTACCGTTTCACAACATCTCCTTCCTCTCGGCTGCAGCCAACACAGCTGTACTGGCGGTTTGCATCTCTGGATAGGCTTGCCAGAAGGAATAAAAAGCGCTGACCTGTATACCCATGCTCTTAAAACTGGCGTACGGATCATGCCAGGGGAAGCCTTTCAGGACCCAACCCATATTCGCCTCAGTTTTGCCTGCATCGAAGCAGACCAGATTGATGAAGGGATCAGCAGGCTGGCCCAGAGCCTAAAAGAGCTAATGCACACTCCGTTATATTAA
- the pdxT gene encoding pyridoxal 5'-phosphate synthase glutaminase subunit PdxT, translated as MKRIGVLALQGGVAEHAEMLKGIGDVEPVLVRTAEDLAATDALIIPGGESTAVGTILAHDSRGQALRELLVSRIQQGFPVWGTCMGAILLARSIRNDHRRHLSVMDIEVHRNAYGSQLDSFTVSEPIEGLEGGPFPMVFIRAPVISEVGPDVQVLARHKDAIVACRQGNLLASTFHPELTDDDRFHRYFISFIKR; from the coding sequence ATGAAACGGATTGGGGTATTGGCCCTGCAGGGCGGTGTGGCAGAGCATGCAGAGATGCTCAAAGGCATCGGCGATGTCGAACCGGTGCTGGTTCGTACCGCTGAGGATCTTGCTGCCACCGATGCCCTCATTATACCCGGAGGTGAAAGTACCGCTGTTGGTACCATCCTTGCCCATGACAGCCGGGGGCAGGCTTTACGGGAACTGCTCGTATCTCGAATCCAACAGGGCTTTCCTGTCTGGGGAACCTGTATGGGGGCAATCCTTTTAGCCAGGAGTATCCGTAATGATCATCGGCGGCATCTTTCGGTGATGGATATCGAGGTGCACCGTAATGCCTATGGGAGTCAGCTCGACAGTTTTACCGTATCGGAACCCATCGAAGGCTTAGAAGGCGGGCCCTTCCCCATGGTATTTATCCGGGCACCGGTTATCTCTGAGGTTGGTCCCGACGTTCAAGTCCTTGCCCGGCATAAGGACGCTATTGTCGCCTGCCGACAGGGAAATCTGCTGGCTTCTACGTTCCACCCTGAATTAACCGACGATGACCGATTCCATCGTTACTTTATTTCATTTATTAAAAGGTAG